One region of Drosophila teissieri strain GT53w chromosome 2L, Prin_Dtei_1.1, whole genome shotgun sequence genomic DNA includes:
- the LOC122611963 gene encoding WD repeat and FYVE domain-containing protein 3, which translates to MNVMRKLRGAASAGSVSGSSSGTSTANNSSPGGSRNGTDVGAPTAANGRSGEEALMDARVQVSLSTLKKLFNEYTHPREPLSEQERDGKLYEMLPLFCKVFSSCPANDMSEKFWDVVAFCQQVSRLMVSEIRKRASNQSTEAASIAIVKFLEVETTEETSSGWMLLATLNLLANGDVSLIQVMTAAAVPSTLVKCLYLFFDLPIVEDDEPSADGGAVSEFNAHERRTLLQKVFVQLLVKLCSYPYPAEELARMDDLTLLFSAITSPCPIHNIVWRKNAAEILTTISRNGLTDAVVSYIHSKGCMALCVDNMQRLTFGNPLEIVEMFVTVFCFLKDSSQVSQILMDDFRASQGYVFLSDFLLKFDNNRSQSLEIQAAIRNLVLMISSLCMCGFYELRPPASQFNTAFKLQNFQLPQATSRETCVRNVYAFQVLQNVFLKSTTPALCCTILDAISRVYHSENANYFILESEQTLSSFAERIHMKSPQIQEKFYDLLEFIVFQLNFVPCKELISLSLLLKHNQSTSCSILCLKTLLNILRHNTVFKDVYREVGILEIFVGCLTRYAAHVQKITNGDESVVVELDSEAEEQRFDTLGKHVLEALTMLLGGGASNNAQLFREYGGAKCVHELVKFKHCRPQALGIVRELILSAGGDDDMLHILSLMHSVSPLQVEFKIQILNMLLGCLKDSHRTRTVFRKVGGFVYVTSVFVSLDGSMALPQPDIPQQDLILLLQIVFQTLATAMRFEPANAKFFHQEISSSSLCDTLRLLGCFGGSCALQDYTGTYEPQQSLLKYYHEIFSGDILSVSFSEDVPYPLSYVCIVFRLLYSIALDNFEAPNLSGIITLFSDPPTTLRSPSKELAPPVHPSQLNLTQPSPEPRIVHPGVVLCMLQLLPAVEYDLAPLQAVQLQVYLSEIIKSLVRSERNQQIMCDHGLAEKLLKLTRKALAEESHPLHVPMQYILERLAAQALQPTELRQFLRLGEPLSCADIDLQQPYKLGGPVPLTRIKTLVSMTTPRDFRAHGSSTLPPFVELDMSAEGFGCLYLPSLAPQATATAGGTIDANSIGGIGAGDRIFPPQTGLTYSTWFCVEKFSDPKTDPHCVRLLTLVRTIHNPREENLACLSILLSARDKAIVVSTQETLVTPRKSIGDWEPEGSDDGIARIWCPDLLHEGQWHNLVVVLNRAVLKNSSLFLYLDGVPMHTQKLHYIAQHPAAGNASLTSPTQIFGYIGTPPIWRRYSRLCWKQGVCHLIEDVLTQQTVQTIYQLGPHYMGSLQAPQLGKQSESLAPLVPEDRVLLGLNAKAVSKLTLVKIRKVYSRADNKSIAKQLNMNSHENATPIKILHNSAGHLAGAGRSLGGVVVGYLGVRVFSPHPVSAMIDTVGGCNVLLGIIAMAQDVESLYAGVKALTCVVRSNRAAQAEMDRKRCYQTLGMFFKKKKHLLNSHILHLTFGLVGTVNSGQDMSAIPNVTAFQDLLCDLEIWHNAPNGLLRSLLEHLLELVVESSDKKQNVKIMRDLQLLVKLLHIITQIQDHSTREILFSLLETLLGGQPRHTDLLLFGQYVAAKLPQAHSGGLERAVLLPSMKTPAEDQDGGVAQNIYLRNRCLSLLHGLLFTPRNTVNYVICDDISKTLGMDWLLLFMQPHVHFTTVIIAVRILVVICANESFLVRFRDATHNGGYLRFTEMVSQRKMLGLGAQQLNQRPTNGTGTVIVATPQNTIQHLPTQIAGEVRAAALNIPGFQLLEWLMNHHLDVPELYFLITALIMGQPVKVLATEHTKFDLDRVWSFLWGAPVSANTQLPKLNICPEGVCVLLAMVRGIVHGGECAPWLHSHPETIIQLLFSLYQNLTDFAPVMMTGDVVTSLVAVLFPLASRPADSEPNSGASTPTDDTGSSFALPPPETLHGAPQPKLTAHPVCNCIIDFLRVIVVDSLGLNMQGKPTPVIDLVLDAAPESAELPLQVQYQTQIIIALMDHLLAADVLVGEQAALPLVPLLQSQMQHIAPNVFYLTARIVDKLWQGCLARNPHDIFDFVIKLIVQAKRRSSSLSLEHLHHSLNRSILFLLSRPTDDSRADQMSVLEALHKIIQHRLLIFGAGNHELEFIGCLTYCLLQLTADMKIILEPATSRNTTWHVNPQTETAEPKDEDLNQLQGRNLIVGAAFRVWEELYVCKKPAIEEVFKVSLTSPPPNSKAPDLQTTREQVMELASKLWFNYVEAERKATYRAPWELHTQIQSKIQKVTGGLSRLTSRTKTKKEELVRTRSTLTREAAYESTGIHVQLIKDLLELRAKQYQQMLQHTQRYVYQDWVQSEMELTRERGLWGPTGSCSLDKWILDTTEGPHRMRKKTMRNDVFYLHYPYRPELELADNRQLKYKVASSLDSKTYALHGPQQPRILAEAAEHHAMQQQSSLEAVHSHRLETSSSTSTPPPLVLPKLLGHGSTPCPQESVDGNAPEDDEEEEDTSMTSDNETFLRLLEEQEKISFMFRCARVQGLDTFEGLLLFGKEHCYIVDGFTLLKNREIRDIDTLPPGAYEPIIPNSGGTSSTTSRAVSHKLRQCSKFAYEEIREVHKRRYLLQPIALEVFSEDGRNYLLSFPRKVRNKVNQRFLALATALNDNAQQSVAGQKRTASVEQTAGIFSGLIGETSVTQRWVRGEISNFQYLMHLNTLAGRSYNDLMQYPVFPWILADYDSEELDLTSPKTFRDFSRPMGAQAEERLEQFQKRFKEWDDPHGETPPYHYGTHYSSAMIVCSYLVRLEPFSQPFLKLQGGHFDLADRMFHSIKEAWLSASKLNMADVKELIPEFFYLPEFLCNFNSFDLGTKQNGETLNHVILPPWAKHDPREFIRLHRSALECDYVSQHLHLWIDLIFGCKQQGPAAVDAVNVFHHLFYEGNVDIYNIDDPLKKNATIGFINNFGQIPKQLFKKAHPAKKMGGSRHSALIDPTSLIQGNSTVLQTDRLFFHNLDNLKPSLQPIKELKGPVGQILQPDKTVFAVEQNKVMMPPSYTKYIAWGFADHSLRVGLYDTDRASFVSEASAQNSGEILTCACPNAKMIVTAGTSSVVTIWKFDANRKSLAVKHSLHGHTDAVTCLAASAAYNVIVSGSRDGTAIVWDMTRFTFVRQLRGHAGVVAAVSINELTGDIATCSATWLHVWSINGDALAMVNTCVGSADRMQQILCVAFSQIREWDQQNVIITGSTDGVVRMWSLEHTQVPIDRKLKRGTEVTSQDKPDSVCLEDKDNKDDKMSLMKQIKSLSQSEEEMEIVKSASESSISEASQHSHESSKSADTGPKAEVQGERRKSSISGAKSLHEMKSATVEGQGGSYDPKSNEDEHSIRPSKSDTSLTDGFVVIDNDRHRGDQILRKGFRWQRQLMFRSKLTMHTAYDRKDNAEPASITALTVSKDHKILYVGDARGRIFSWSVTEQPGRGVADHWLKDEGADQCVKCHVKFTLYERKHHCRNCGQVFCNKCSRFESEISRLRILKPVRVCQACYSQLRTNSLDN; encoded by the exons ATGAATGTAATGCGAAAGCTGCGCGGAGCGGCGAGCGCAGGCAGcgtcagcggcagcagcagcggaacCTCGACGGCGAACAACAGTTCACCCGGGGGCAGCAGGAACGGCACGGATGTGGGTGCACCGACCGCCGCAAATGGACGGAGCGGGGAGGAGGCTCTGATGGACGCCCGCGTCCAGGTGAGCCTCAGCACGCTAAAGAAGCTCTTCAACGAATACACTCATCCGCGGGAGCCGCTGAGCGAACAGGAGCGCGATGGCAAGCTCTACGAGATGCTGCCCCTCTTCTGCAAA GTCTTCAGCAGCTGTCCGGCAAACGACATGAGCGAAAAGTTCTGGGACGTGGTCGCGTTTTGCCAGCAAGTGTCCCGTCTCATGGTCAGCGAAATCCGCAAGCGTGCCTCCAACCAGAGCACGGAGGCCGCGTCCATTGCCATCGTCAAGTTTCTCGAGGTGGAAACCACCGAGGAAACCAGCAGCGGATGGATGCTTTTGGCTACCCtcaatttgttggccaatGGAGATGTCTCCCTCATACAG GTTATGACTGCTGCGGCGGTTCCCTCTACTTTAGTGAAGTGCTTGTACTTGTTCTTCGACCTGCCCATAGTTGAGGACGATGAGCCTTCAGCCGACGGAGGGGCAGTCAGTGAATTTAATGCCCACGAAAGGCGGACGCTGCTGCAGAAGGTGTTTGTGCAGCTGCTGGTCAAGCTGTGCTCGTATCCGTATCCCGCTGAGGAACTAGCCCGCATGGACGACTTGACACTGCTGTTCTCGGCCATCACATCGCCATGTCCCATCCACAACATTGTGTGGCGCAAGAACGCAGCTGAAATCCTGACCACAATATCAAGGAATGGCCTAACCGATGCCGTCGTTAGCTATATACATT CCAAGGGCTGCATGGCACTCTGCGTGGACAATATGCAACGCCTGACGTTTGGGAATCCATTGGAGATCGTTGAAATGTTCGTCACGGTGTTCTGTTTTCTCAAGGACTCTAGCCAGGTTTCCCAGATTCTGATGGATGATTTTCGCGCATCTCAGGGTTACGTGTTTCTCAGTGATTTTCTACTCAA GTTTGACAACAATCGTAGCCAATCATTGGAGATTCAAGCGGCCATTCGAAATCTGGTTCTGATGATCTCCTCGTTGTGCATGTGTGGCTTTTACGAGCTCCGACCGCCAGCCTCGCAGTTCAATACAGCTTTTAAGCTGCAGAACTTCCAACTCCCACAGGCAACCTCCAGAGAGACATGCGTGCGAAATGTGTACGCCTTCCAGGTGTTGCAGAACGTGTTCCTTAAGTCGACGACGCCTGCGCTGTGCTGCACGATTCTGGATGCCATTTCGCGGGTATACCACTCGGAAAATGCCAACTACTTTATCCTAGAATCGGAGCAAACGCTTAGTTCGTTCGCAGAGCGAATCCACATGAAAAGCCCACAAATACAGGAGAAATTCTACGATCTGCTGGAGTTCATTGTCTTCCAACTGAACTTCGTGCCGTGCAAGGAGCTGATCAGCCTTTCGCTTTTGCTCAAGCACAACCAATCGACGTCCTGCAGCATTCTGTGCCTAAAGACACTGTTAAACATTCTCCGGCACAACACTGTTTTTAAAGATGTCTACCGCGAAGTGGGCATTTTGGAGATCTTTGTTGGTTGTCTCACACGATATGCAGCTCATGTGCAAAAAATTACCAACGGAGATGAGTCAGTGGTGGTGGAGTTGGATAGTGAAGCGGAAGAACAACGGTTCGATACGCTTGGAAAACATGTCTTGGAGGCTCTCACTATGCTGCTAGGAGGTGGTGCCAGCAACAATGCCCAACTCTTTCGCGAGTACGGTGGCGCTAAGTGCGTCCATGAGTTGGTGAAGTTCAAGCACTGCCGACCACAGGCTCTCGGAATCGTAAGGGAGCTGATTCTGTCCGCAGGTGGAGACGACGACATGCTCCACATACTCTCACTGATGCACAGCGTCAGCCCACTACAAGTGGAGTTTAAGATTCAGATACTAAACATGTTGCTCGGCTGCCTGAAAGACTCTCACCGCACTCGGACCGTCTTCCGCAAAGTGGGCGGATTCGTTTACGTAACCAGTGTATTCGTATCTCTGGATGGCAGTATGGCCCTTCCTCAACCGGACATTCCACAACAAGATCTCATTCTGCTACTGCAAATAGTCTTCCAGACTCTAGCCACCGCTATGAGATTTGAACCGGCCAACGCCAAGTTCTTTCACCAGGAGATTAGCAGCAGCTCTTTGTGCGACACACTTCGTCTGCTGGGATGCTTTGGAGGATCGTGTGCCTTACAGGACTACACGGGCACCTATGAACCGCAGCAGTCGCTCCTCAAGTATTATCATGAGATTTTCAGCGGCGATATACTAAGCGTCAG TTTCTCTGAAGACGTGCCATACCCGTTGTCTTACGTATGCATCGTATTCCGGCTGCTATACAGTATTGCCCTGGACAATTTTGAGGCTCCAAATCTAAGCGGCATTATCACACTCTTTAGCGATCCTCCGACAACCTTGCGATCGCCGAGTAAAGAGTTGGCGCCACCCGTGCATCCCAGCCAGCTGAATCTCACGCAGCCCAGTCCGGAGCCTAGGATTGTGCACCCAGGTGTGGTTCTCTGCATGCTTCAGCTGCTCCCCGCCGTGGAGTACGACTTGGCGCCTCTGCAGGCGGTGCAACTGCAGGTATACCTAAGCGAAATCATCAAGTCCTTGGTGCGAAGCGAACGCAACCAGCAGATAATGTGTGACCACGGTCTGGCAGAGAAACTGCTCAAGCTGACTCGAAAAGCACTTGCGGAGGAGTCGCATCCGTTGCACGTGCCAATGCAGTACATTCTGGAGCGTCTTGCCGCACAAGCCCTGCAACCAACCGAATTGCGCCAGTTCCTGCGGCTGGGTGAGCCACTCTCGTGTGCGGATATAGACCTTCAGCAGCCATACAAGCTGGGCGGGCCCGTTCCGCTGACTCGCATCAAGACTCTGGTGTCTATGACAACGCCTCGTGACTTCCGAGCCCACGGTTCGAGCACGCTCCCGCCCTTCGTGGAGCTGGACATGTCTGCCGAGGGATTCGGTTGCTTGTACCTGCCTTCACTGGCGCCCCAGGCAACGGCCACCGCTGGCGGAACCATCGATGCGAACAGCATTGGGGGCATCGGGGCTGGTGACCGCATCTTTCCACCACAAACTGGACTTACGTACTCCACCTGGTTTTGTGTGGAAAAGTTCTCAGATCCTAAGACGGACCCTCACTGTGTTCGGCTTCTTACTTTGGTTAGGACTATCCACAATCCACGCGAGGAAAATCTGGCATGTTTATCGATTTTGCTTTCCGCGCGGGACAAGGCGATCGTCGTCTCGACCCAGGAGACTTTGGTCACACCCAGAAAAA GTATCGGTGACTGGGAACCCGAAGGATCGGATGATGGTATCGCTCGCATATGGTGTCCTGATCTTTTGCACGAAGGCCAGTGGCACAACCTGGTCGTTGTGCTCAACCGAGCCGTACTGAAAAATTCGAGTTTGTTCCTCTATTTGGACGGGGTTCCCATGCATACTCAAAAGCTGCACTATATTGCCCAGCATCCCGCAGCGGGGAACGCCAGCTTAACGTCGCCTACGCAGATTTTTGGATATATCGGTACTCCGCCAATATGGCGGCGTTACTCCCGTCTCTGTTGGAAGCAGGGCGTTTGCCACCTTATCGAGGATGTGCTTACCCAGCAGACGGTGCAGACAATATACCAATTGGGACCACACTACATGGGCTCGCTGCAAGCTCCACAACTTGGCAAGCAGTCGGAATCATTGGCGCCTTTGGTGCCAGAGGATCGCGTCCTCCTGGGTCTTAATGCTAAAGCGGTGTCCAAGCTGACACTAGTTAAAATCCGTAAAGTTTACAGTCGAGCGGACAACAAAAGCATTGCCAAGCAACTGAACATGAACTCGCACGAGAATGCTACGCCCATCAA AATTCTGCACAACTCTGCTGGACACCTTGCAGGAGCCGGACGTTCCCTTGGCGGCGTGGTCGTCGGTTATCTGGGCGTCAGAGTATTTAGTCCGCATCCCGTCTCAGCCATGATCGACACAGTTGGTGGCTGCAACGTGCTCCTTGGTATCATTGCCATGGCTCAAGACGTAGAGTCCTTATACGCAGGTGTTAAGGCTTTAACTTGCGTGGTGCGGAGCAATCGCGCGGCCCAAGCAGAGATGGATAGAAAACGATGCTACCAGACATTGGGCATGTtcttcaaaaagaaaaaacatctGCTAAACTCGCACATTCTGCACCTGACCTTTGGTCTAGTAGGCACGGTGAACAGTGGACAGGATATGTCGGCCATTCCAAATGTGACGGCCTTCCAAGATCTTTTGTGTGATCTTGAGATTTGGCATAATGCACCCAACGGACTCCTGCGCTCCCTACTAGAGCATCTACTGGAGCTAGTAGTGGAGTCCAGCGACAAGAAGCAGAACGTAAAGATCATGCGCGACCTGCAGCTGCTAGTGAAATTGCTGCACATCATCACTCAAATCCAAGACCACTCGACACGAGAGATCCTCTTCAGTCTGCTGGAGACACTACTGGGCGGTCAGCCAAGGCACACCGATCTGCTGCTTTTCGGTCAGTATGTGGCGGCCAAGCTGCCACAGGCCCATTCTGGAGGCTTGGAACGTGCCGTGCTTCTACCCAGCATGAAAACCCCTGCCGAAGACCAGGATGGTGGCGTGGCCCAGAACATATACCTACGCAATCGCTGCCTATCGCTGCTCCACGGACTGCTATTCACTCCGCGAAACACCGTAAACTATGTAATCTGCGACGACATTTCCAAAACATTGGGCATGGATTGGTTGCTACTCTTCATGCAGCCGCATGTGCACTTCACCACTGTAATCATTGCAGTGCGCATCCTGGTCGTAATCTGTGCAAACGAAAGTTTTCTTGTGCGCTTCCGGGATGCCACCCACAACGGGGGTTACCTTCGGTTTACGGAGATGGTCTCACAGCGAAAGATGCTGGGTCTCGGGGCCCAGCAGCTCAACCAGCGACCGACGAATGGCACTGGAACAGTCATTGTAGCCACGCCACAGAACACCATACAACATCTGCCCACACAGATCGCAGGAGAGGTTCGTGCAGCGGCCTTAAATATACCAG GTTTCCAGCTTCTTGAATGGCTAATGAATCATCACCTGGACGTTCCGGAGCTGTACTTCCTCATTACCGCCCTGATTATGGGACAGCCCGTAAAGGTGTTGGCTACTGAGCACACAAAGTTCGATCTGGACCGCGTCTGGTCGTTCCTCTGGGGAGCTCCTGTCTCCGCCAACACGCAGCTGCCGAAGCTCAACATTTGTCCCGAGGGCGTATGCGTACTCCTGGCAATGGTGCGGGGAATCGTTCATGGTGGGGAGTGCGCTCCATGGCTGCACAGTCACCCGGAGACAATTATCCAGCTCCTCTTTAGCCTGTACCAAAACCTCACTGACTTTGCGCCTGTGATGATGACGGGCGATGTAGTCACCTCGCTAGTAGCTGTGCTATTTCCGTTGGCATCCCGTCCTGCTGACTCGGAGCCAAACAGTGGAGCATCGACACCCACAGACGATACAGGAAGCAGCTTTGCTTTGCCACCGCCGGAAACGCTTCATGGAGCTCCGCAGCCCAAGCTAACCGCTCATCCGGTCTGTAATTGCATTATCGACTTCCTGCGCGTTATCGTCGTGGACTCTCTCGGCTTGAACATGCAGGGCAAACCTACTCCGGTCATTGATCTCGTGCTGGATGCAGCACCAGAATCGGCTGAGTTACCACTGCAAGTGCAGTATCAGACCCAGATAATTATCGCTTTAATGGATCACCTCCTGGCTGCCGACGTGCTTGTAGGCGAACAGGCAGCGCTCCCGCTGGTGCCTCTCTTGCAGAGCCAAATGCAACACATCGCTCCAAACGTGTTTTACCTAACCGCCCGCATCGTGGACAAGCTTTGGCAGGGATGCCTTGCCCGCAATCCACACGACATTTTCGATTTTGTCATAAAGCTGATCGTACAGGCCAAGCGACGGTcctcgtcgttgtcgttggaGCATCTCCATCACTCGCTGAATCGCAGCATTCTCTTCCTGCTCTCCCGCCCCACCGATGACTCGCGAGCTGACCAGATGAGCGTGCTGGAGGCGCTGCACAAGATCATTCAGCACCGCCTGCTCATTTTCGGAGCGGGCAACCACGAGCTGGAATTCATTGGGTGCCTCACATACTGCTTGCTGCAGTTAACTGCCgatatgaaaattattttggaaCCAGCCACCAGCCGAAACACCACATGGCACGTTAATCCGCAGACGGAGACGGCGGAGCCCAAGGACGAAGATCTCAACCAGTTACAGGGCAGGAACCTGATCGTTGGCGCTGCTTTCCGTGTTTGGGAGGAGCTATACGTATGCAAGAAGCCTGCCATTGAGGAGGTATTTAAAGTCTCCCTAACATCCCCACCGCCAAACTCCAAAGCACCTGATCTGCAGACCACGCGAGAGCAGGTAATGGAGCTGGCTTCCAAACTATGGTTCAATTATGTGGAGGCGGAACGCAAGGCCACCTATCGTGCGCCCTGGGAGCTGCACACCCAGATCCAGTCAAAAATCCAGAAGGTTACTGGTGGCTTATCCCGTCTGACCAGCAGAACTAAGACAAAAAAGGAGGAGCTAGTACGAACCAGGTCGACCCTAACTCGCGAGGCCGCCTATGAGTCCACTGGCATCCATGTGCAGCTCATAAAGGATCTTTTGGAGTTGCGAGCGAAGCAATACCAGCAGATGTTGCAGCACACTCAGCGCTACGTCTACCAGGACTGGGTGCAGTCGGAGATGGAGCTTACCCGGGAGCGGGGGCTATGGGGTCCCACTGGCAGCTGCTCACTGGATAAGTGGATTTTAGACACCACCGAAGGACCCCACCGTATGCGCAAGAAGACGATGCGCAACGATGTCTTCTACCTCCACTATCCATACAGACCGGAGTTGGAGCTTGCGGACAATCGGCAGCTTAAGTACAAGGTGGCCTCCAGTCTGGACAGCAAAACGTACGCGCTGCACGGACCGCAGCAGCCACGTATACTGGCCGAGGCCGCGGAGCACCATGCGATGCAACAGCAGAGTTCTCTAGAAGCAGTACACTCGCATCGTTTGGAGACCAGCAGTTCGACATCAACGCCACCACCCCTGGTTCTACCCAAACTATTGGGACACGGATCAACACCCTGTCCACAGGAGTCAGTGGACGGCAATGCACCAGAGGATgacgaggaagaggaggatACCTCGATGACCAGCGATAATGAGACCTTTTTGCGATTACtagaggagcaggagaagattAGCTTCATGTTCCGCTGTGCAAGAGTCCAAGGCCTAGACACATTCGAGGGACTTTTGTTGTTCGGCAAGGAGCACTGTTACATTGTGGATGGCTTTACGTTGTTGAAGAACCGTGAGATTCGTGACATTGACACCCTGCCGCCAGGAGCTTATGAGCCAATTATTCCCAACTCGGGTGGAACCTCTTCCACAACTTCGCGGGCAGTGAGCCACAAGCTCAGGCAGTGCTCCAAGTTCGCATACGAAGAAATCCGGGAAGTGCACAAGCGACGCTACTTGCTTCAGCCCATCGCTCTAGAAGTATTCTCCGAGGATGGACGAAATTATCTTCTCAGCTTTCCCCGCAAGGTGCGCAACAAGGTTAACCAGCGGTTTCTGGCTCTCGCCACTGCCTTGAACGACAACGCGCAGCAGTCCGTGGCGGGACAGAAGCGCACGGCTAGCGTGGAGCAAACAGCTGGCATCTTTAGCGGACTGATAGGCGAGACTTCGGTGACCCAGCGATGGGTGCGCGGCGAGATCTCCAACTTCCAGTACCTTATGCACCTGAACACACTGGCCGGACGCAGCTACAACGACCTGATGCAGTACCCCGTTTTTCCCTGGATCCTAGCCGACTACGATTCTGAGGAGTTGGATCTGACAAGCCCAAAAACCTTTCGAGACTTTTCACGCCCAATGGGCGCCCAAGCCGAGGAGCGCCTGGAGCAGTTTCAGAAGCGGTTCAAAGAGTGGGACGATCCGCACGGCGAGACACCGCCATACCACTATGGCACACATTACAGTTCTGCGATGATCGTGTGCTCGTATCTCGTGCGGCTGGAGCCTTTTTCGCAGCCATTCCTCAAGCTGCAGGGCGGACACTTCGACCTTGCGGACCGCATGTTCCACAGCATAAAGGAGGCGTGGCTATCTGCCTCCAAGCTGAACATGGCCGACGTCAAGGAACTCATCCCGGAGTTCTTTTACCTGCCCGAGTTTCTCTGCAACTTCAACAGCTTCGATCTGGGTACCAAGCAGAATGGCGAGACACTCAACCACGTTATCCTGCCGCCGTGGGCCAAGCACGACCCCAGAGAGTTCATCCGGCTGCACAGAAGTGCTCTGGAATGCGACTATGTCAGCCAGCATTTACATTTG TGGATTGACTTAATCTTTGGCTGCAAGCAACAGGGACCAGCCGCCGTTGACGCAGTTAATGTGTTCCACCATCTTTTCTACGAGGGAAACGTGGATATCTACAA CATTGACGATCCACTCAAGAAGAATGCCACAATTGGTTTCATAAACAACTTCGGTCAGATTCCAAAGCAGCTGTTCAAAAAGGCGCATCCTGCTAAAAAGATGGGCGGCTCTCGTCACTCTGCGCTAATAGATCCTACATCTCTGATTCAGGGAAATAGCACCGTGCTGCAAACCGACCGCCTGTTCTTTCACAACTTGGACAACCTGAAGCCCAGTCTGCAGCCCATCAAGGAGCTGAAAGGTCCAGTCGGTCAGATCTTGCAGCCAGACAAGACGGTATTTGCCGTGGAGCAAAACAAGGTAATGATGCCGCCTTCGTACACGAAATACATAGCCTGGGGCTTTGCCGATCATTCGCTTCGCGTGGGTCTGTACGACACGGACCGGGCATCCTTCGTGTCCGAAGCATCGGCACAGAACTCGGGCGAGATCCTGACCTGCGCCTGCCCAAATGCCAAGATGATTGTTACAGCTGGCACCAGTTCCGTGGTGACGATTTGGAAGTTCGATGCGAACCGAAAGAGCCTTGCCGTTAAGCACTCGTTGCATGGTCACACCGACGCAGTGACATGTCTAGCGGCCAGTGCTGCCTACAATGTCATCGTGTCCGGATCGCGAGATGGCACAGCCATTGTCTGGGACATGACACGGTTCACTTTCGTTCGCCAGTTGCGGGGTCATGCTGGTGTGGTGGCGGCCGTTTCCATTAATGAGCTGACCGGCGACATTGCCACCTGCTCAGCCACCTGGCTCCACGTGTGGTCCATCAATGGCGATGCCTTAGCTATGGTCAACACATGTGTGGGCAGTGCGGATCGCATGCAGCAGATCCTGTGTGTGGCATTCTCACAGATCCGGGAGTGGGACCAGCAGAATGTCATCATAACTGGCTCTACCGACGGTGTAGTTAGG ATGTGGTCTCTGGAGCATACACAAGTGCCCATCGATCGCAAATTGAAGCGAGGCACAGAGGTAACTTCGCAGGACAAGCCCGACTCCGTCTGTTTGGAAGACAAGGACAATAAGGACGACAAAATGAGCCTCAtgaagcaaataaaaagtcTTTCCCAGTCGGAGGAGGAAATGG AGATCGTCAAATCCGCCTCGGAAAGTAGCATTTCGGAGGCCTCACAACATAGCCATGAATCTAGTAAGTCGGCTGATACAGGTCCCAAGGCTGAAGTGCAAGGTGAGCGCAGGAAAAGTTCCATTTCTGGAGCAAAGTCCCTGCACGAAATGAAGTCTGCCACCGTAGAGGGCCAGGGCGGCAGCTACGATCCCAAATCCAATGAAG ATGAACATTCTATAAGGCCGAGCAAATCGGATACAAGCCTCACTGACGGTTTCGTTGTAATAGACAATGACAGGCATAGAGGCGATCAGATTCTTAGAAAAG GCTTCAGATGGCAACGTCAATTAATGTTCCGATCAAAGCTAACCATGCATACGGCATACGATCGCAAGGACAACGCTGAGCCAGCCAGCATTACAGCATTAACAGTGTCGAAAGAccataaaattttatatgtCG GCGATGCACGCGGGCGCATCTTCTCATGGAGCGTTACGGAACAACCTGGTCGCGGGGTGGCTGATCATTGGCTGAAAGATGAGGGAGCAGATCAGTGCGTCAAATGCCACGTCAA ATTTACACTCTATGAGCGAAAGCACCATTGTCGCAACTGTGGCCAAGTTTTCTGCAACAAATGCAGTCGCTTCGAGTCGGAAATATCACGTCTTCGAATCCTGAAGCCGGTTAGGGTGTGTCAGGCGTGCTACAGTCAACTGCGCACGAACTCGTTGGACAATTAG